In Edaphobacter dinghuensis, a genomic segment contains:
- a CDS encoding DNA-directed RNA polymerase subunit omega, translating into MRSDLIFGALTHVNNRYELCQLASKATRKLHKPNTRLQDTTNEVLDRFKDTVPMNESEDAVVRKIELQERRAA; encoded by the coding sequence ATGCGCTCAGATCTTATCTTTGGGGCACTTACGCACGTGAACAACCGCTACGAGCTTTGTCAGCTGGCGTCGAAGGCGACGCGTAAGCTGCACAAGCCCAACACACGGCTGCAGGACACGACCAACGAAGTGCTCGATCGTTTCAAGGATACCGTTCCGATGAATGAATCCGAAGATGCAGTTGTCAGAAAGATTGAATTGCAGGAACGCCGCGCGGCATAG
- a CDS encoding riboflavin synthase has product MFTGLIETTGTVLAVTPIAGVTRITIASPTLTSKLNTGDSIAVSGVCLTALSIEPNAFPPRFSADLAAETIALTTLSRLEPGSIVNLELPTPAGSPLGGHVVQGHVDGTATLVALDAITADTELTDYRLRISIPEQLTAYVVNKGSITIEGISLTVASVRGNEVEVAIIPHTYAATSLRTLPIGSPLNVEVDVLAKYAERQQKSNGPGITEQYLIANGY; this is encoded by the coding sequence ATGTTCACCGGCCTCATCGAAACCACTGGAACCGTGCTCGCCGTTACGCCGATCGCTGGTGTGACGCGCATCACCATCGCCTCTCCAACCCTCACCAGCAAGCTCAACACCGGCGACAGCATCGCCGTCAGCGGAGTCTGCCTCACTGCGCTCTCCATCGAGCCCAACGCCTTTCCTCCGCGGTTCTCCGCCGACCTCGCCGCCGAGACCATCGCCCTTACAACGCTCTCGCGCCTCGAACCCGGTTCCATCGTGAACCTCGAGCTGCCAACGCCCGCCGGTTCGCCGCTCGGCGGCCACGTCGTGCAAGGTCACGTCGACGGAACCGCAACGCTGGTCGCGCTCGATGCAATCACCGCAGACACCGAACTGACCGACTACCGCCTCCGCATATCAATCCCGGAACAACTGACTGCGTATGTCGTCAACAAAGGCTCCATCACGATTGAAGGCATCAGCCTGACTGTAGCCTCGGTTCGCGGCAATGAAGTGGAGGTCGCCATCATTCCTCACACCTACGCCGCCACCAGCCTGCGCACGCTGCCCATCGGATCTCCACTCAATGTCGAGGTCGACGTTCTGGCCAAATATGCCGAGCGCCAGCAGAAGTCCAACGGCCCTGGAATCACCGAGCAATATCTCATCGCCAACGGCTACTAA
- the rho gene encoding transcription termination factor Rho, with translation MTISELKEHNIAELGKLARGLDIAGTSGLRKQDLIFKILQAQSEKEGHIFAEGVLEILPDGYGFLRSPDYNYLPGPDDIYVSPSQIRKFDLKTGDTISGNVRPPHEGEKYFALVKIEAINFESPEETRNKILFDNLTPLYAAERVKMETVRENLSGRVMDLLTPMGKGQRGLIVAPPRTGKTMLLQSIANSITSNHPEVVLIVLLIDERPEEVTDMQRSVKGEVISSTFDEPAARHVQVAEMVIEKAKRLVEHKRDVVILLDSITRLARAYNTIVPPSGKVLSGGVDSNALQRPKRFFGAARNIEEGGSLTIIATALVDTGSRMDEVIFEEFKGTGNMEVILDRKLVDKRVFPAIDIQRSGTRKEELLIPKEDLQRTWILRKVLNPLSPVEAMELLTDKLAKTRNNQEFLHNMSSI, from the coding sequence ATGACTATTTCAGAGTTGAAAGAACACAACATTGCGGAGCTGGGCAAGCTTGCGCGCGGCCTCGACATCGCCGGAACCAGCGGCCTTCGCAAACAAGACCTTATCTTCAAGATTCTTCAGGCGCAGAGCGAAAAAGAAGGTCACATCTTCGCCGAGGGCGTCCTCGAGATTCTGCCCGATGGCTACGGCTTCCTTCGTTCTCCTGATTACAACTATCTGCCCGGTCCGGACGACATTTACGTCTCGCCTTCCCAAATTCGCAAGTTCGACCTGAAGACTGGCGATACCATCAGCGGCAACGTTCGCCCGCCGCACGAAGGCGAGAAATACTTCGCCCTGGTCAAGATCGAGGCCATTAACTTCGAGTCGCCCGAAGAGACCCGCAACAAGATTTTGTTCGATAACCTGACCCCGCTGTATGCCGCGGAGCGGGTGAAGATGGAGACGGTCCGCGAAAATCTTTCGGGTCGCGTGATGGACCTGTTGACGCCGATGGGCAAGGGACAGCGTGGTCTGATCGTCGCTCCTCCCCGTACCGGTAAGACGATGCTGCTGCAGTCGATCGCCAACAGCATTACGAGCAATCATCCCGAAGTCGTTTTGATCGTTCTGCTGATTGACGAACGTCCGGAAGAAGTGACCGACATGCAGCGCTCGGTGAAGGGCGAAGTTATTTCGTCCACCTTCGATGAGCCCGCGGCTCGTCACGTACAGGTTGCCGAGATGGTGATCGAGAAGGCGAAGCGCCTAGTAGAACACAAGCGCGATGTCGTGATTCTGCTGGACTCGATCACGCGTCTGGCTCGCGCCTACAACACCATCGTTCCGCCGTCGGGCAAGGTGCTCTCAGGCGGTGTGGACTCGAATGCGCTGCAGAGGCCGAAGCGTTTCTTCGGCGCGGCCCGCAACATTGAAGAGGGTGGCTCGCTCACGATTATTGCCACGGCTCTGGTTGATACCGGTTCGCGCATGGACGAGGTCATCTTTGAAGAGTTCAAAGGTACCGGCAACATGGAAGTCATTCTCGACCGCAAGCTGGTCGACAAGCGTGTCTTCCCGGCCATCGATATTCAGCGCTCCGGTACACGTAAGGAAGAGTTGCTGATTCCGAAGGAAGATCTGCAGCGGACGTGGATTCTGCGCAAGGTGCTGAATCCGCTGTCGCCGGTCGAAGCGATGGAACTGCTGACGGACAAGCTGGCCAAGACCCGGAACAACCAGGAGTTCCTGCACAACATGAGCTCGATCTAA
- the ribD gene encoding bifunctional diaminohydroxyphosphoribosylaminopyrimidine deaminase/5-amino-6-(5-phosphoribosylamino)uracil reductase RibD encodes MTTLPNTEKGEAFMQRAIALARETVALASPNPQVGCVLVKGGEIIGEGTHLYANRDHAEIVALKQARERGIDVTGATAYVTLEPCSHHGRTGPCADALVAARIARAVVATEDPNPQVSGQGIAKLRASGIEVTLGILQQPARDLNDAFAHFIQNHRPFVTLKTALSVDGYLAPAPQTRTPNQPHWLTGPAARAEVQRLRHVSDAILTGIGTVLADDPALTDRTNQPRRRPLLRVILDTHLRTPLNSQLIRTANHDLLIFTAATASSEKIEALRKAGAEVEAIPEEDTQLRLTAVLKALAERQILSLLLEAGSHLNGAFLRQNLVDKAILFYSETELGSQSLPFAEGIASPYLFQQSLHRTTRTSFDTDACITGYLHDPWPATNH; translated from the coding sequence ATGACCACTCTGCCCAACACCGAAAAAGGCGAAGCCTTCATGCAGCGGGCCATCGCGCTTGCCAGAGAAACCGTAGCCCTCGCCTCGCCGAATCCCCAAGTAGGCTGCGTCCTCGTCAAAGGAGGCGAGATCATCGGCGAAGGCACGCATCTCTACGCCAACCGCGACCACGCGGAGATCGTCGCACTCAAGCAGGCGCGCGAGCGCGGCATCGACGTCACCGGCGCTACGGCCTACGTCACCCTCGAACCCTGCTCCCACCACGGACGAACCGGCCCCTGCGCCGACGCCCTCGTAGCCGCTCGCATCGCACGAGCCGTCGTCGCTACCGAAGACCCCAACCCGCAAGTCAGCGGTCAGGGCATCGCAAAACTTCGCGCCTCCGGCATCGAAGTCACTCTCGGCATCCTCCAGCAACCAGCTCGCGATCTCAACGATGCCTTCGCTCACTTCATCCAGAACCATCGCCCCTTCGTCACACTCAAAACCGCGCTCTCCGTCGACGGCTACCTCGCTCCCGCACCTCAAACCCGCACTCCCAACCAGCCCCACTGGCTCACCGGCCCCGCCGCTCGTGCCGAAGTTCAGCGTCTCCGCCACGTCTCCGACGCCATCCTCACCGGCATCGGCACCGTCCTCGCCGACGACCCAGCCCTAACCGACCGCACCAATCAACCCCGTCGCCGCCCTCTACTCCGGGTCATCCTCGACACCCACCTGCGCACACCGCTCAACTCGCAGCTAATTCGCACAGCGAACCACGATCTCCTCATCTTCACCGCAGCAACTGCTTCTTCAGAAAAAATCGAAGCCCTCCGCAAAGCCGGAGCCGAAGTCGAAGCCATTCCCGAAGAAGATACCCAACTAAGGCTGACCGCAGTCCTCAAAGCTCTGGCCGAACGACAGATTCTCAGCCTCCTGCTCGAAGCAGGCTCTCATCTCAACGGAGCCTTCCTTCGCCAAAACCTCGTCGACAAAGCCATTCTCTTCTACTCCGAAACAGAACTAGGCTCACAATCCCTTCCCTTCGCCGAAGGCATCGCCTCGCCTTATCTCTTCCAGCAATCGCTTCATCGAACCACTCGAACCAGCTTCGACACCGACGCCTGCATCACTGGTTATCTCCACGATCCATGGCCGGCAACTAACCACTAA
- a CDS encoding BlaI/MecI/CopY family transcriptional regulator: MVGRKKGTNALTPLELQIMQVLWSEGAGNVQHVQKGLLPNNELAYNTVQTMLNVLHRKGRVERTLEGRAFVYSPVASRETVLGQAVRDLVERMFGGSSEALVMSLVKSRQVDLERIADLSRKIAAEEKGEKDE; encoded by the coding sequence ATGGTCGGACGTAAAAAAGGCACGAATGCGCTTACTCCTCTGGAGCTGCAGATTATGCAGGTGCTTTGGAGCGAGGGGGCGGGCAATGTGCAACATGTGCAGAAGGGGCTGCTGCCCAACAATGAGCTGGCTTACAACACGGTGCAGACCATGCTCAACGTTCTTCATCGCAAGGGCAGGGTGGAGCGGACGTTGGAAGGGCGTGCTTTTGTCTACTCTCCTGTTGCTTCGCGGGAGACGGTGCTGGGGCAGGCTGTCCGCGATCTGGTCGAACGTATGTTTGGAGGCTCTTCCGAAGCGCTGGTGATGAGCCTGGTGAAGAGCCGTCAGGTCGATCTGGAGCGGATTGCGGACCTGAGCCGGAAGATTGCGGCTGAGGAGAAGGGAGAAAAAGATGAGTAG
- a CDS encoding TonB-dependent receptor: MRRAWLLAVLGILIFATPMVEAQTNYAVLRGVVTDPQHLAIPHATVKLTLVKTGEVREISANEQGAYEAGGLLPGAYLLEAKSQGFAVARRSLQLEVGQQATLDVALAVGPDSQTVTTVTAVTAAELLKTSDASVGEVVDQRAVSQLPLNGRMLVDLMLTVPGAHVGMGAQTGDTNPLYWRPGQRSAITVGGNRPNANYFLLDGATNTDPTFNTQNFSASPDAVQEFQVQIGSYSAEMGGAGGGQVNIVTRSGGTRLHATAYEFLRNGAMDAHSFNDMGGTNHLVQNNFGASLGGPVLPGKKTFFFMNYEALRHVQADTMTLTVPTPEESSGDFSMSGVTIYDPATTVVNPKYNPALPVSRQNPQFTRQPFPNNVIPASRLSSVAVTMLTKYVPQPNLMMGMGGSMTMMGQPTVVGAGNDSNNYLDVRNEIHYTDQGTVRIDRQFNASNTGFARYSAGGEHGFMPENLPGFGYLHDNLSQQGMGSYSHVFTPSLLNVATIAVSRLSMNHTTESANKNDITGELGIAGVGFGGPGAWGAPYFAVQGYSPIGDSFSATPMHAWDTLVEGRDTFTWLLGRHSLKFGGVYQRFIWPMWGFFQNRGYYQFTNGFTTDIGANDGTGSALASFLLGLPAVRQRQAGIPQMNLSQWYGDGYVQDTFRLTDNTTLDYGVRYEYMSALIDRRYTNSNLTFASDGTPSVFIGGQNGMPKGLMYPNRTDFAPRLGISQNVPGRGLVLHAAYGIFYTPVDMNTWCNQRHNVPYTFPETNQSDNFTPSINGFNFAPAVLGKTVVSFTAMETHPSPQYIQQWSTSMEQSIGKSTVVEIGYLGSGGFHLQRSHLINNALPGPGLIQPRRPFKQISFVPNSVIPPGVTVVSTTFGVSTINLLENSAQSWYDAGYVNVRRRAGKGLSFLANYTWSKSLSNSPDFRSPMYEAAIPQNNNDLAAEKGPACDVRNRFALSAVYDVPAWGRSRLTRAVTADWHTSAIFQAQSGFPLTISVFGDTANAGTALGENPIRANAVIGQQIFGPGTRNATNWFNPAAFAAPPAYTFGDVGRNSVVGPGMETTDVSVVRSFALGELMRLETRGEFFNALNHTNLGTPNRFVNTAGFGSITEVTTPGREIQLSARLSF, from the coding sequence ATGAGACGCGCTTGGTTGCTGGCTGTATTAGGCATTTTGATTTTCGCTACTCCCATGGTTGAAGCGCAGACGAATTATGCTGTTCTGCGCGGCGTAGTGACTGACCCTCAGCATCTTGCCATTCCTCATGCCACGGTGAAGCTGACCTTAGTCAAGACTGGGGAGGTGCGGGAGATATCGGCGAATGAACAGGGAGCCTACGAGGCAGGGGGATTGTTGCCGGGGGCTTACCTGCTGGAGGCGAAGAGCCAGGGATTTGCCGTGGCTCGGCGGTCGCTGCAACTTGAAGTGGGACAGCAGGCGACGTTGGATGTGGCGCTGGCGGTCGGGCCGGACAGCCAGACGGTGACAACGGTGACAGCGGTGACAGCGGCGGAGCTGTTGAAGACTTCGGATGCGAGCGTGGGCGAAGTGGTGGACCAACGGGCGGTGTCACAACTGCCGTTGAATGGTCGGATGCTGGTGGACTTGATGCTGACCGTGCCGGGAGCGCATGTGGGGATGGGGGCGCAGACGGGAGACACGAATCCCTTGTATTGGCGGCCGGGACAGCGATCGGCGATCACAGTGGGCGGCAATCGTCCGAATGCCAATTATTTTCTGCTGGACGGCGCGACCAATACCGATCCGACCTTCAATACGCAGAACTTCAGTGCGTCGCCCGATGCGGTGCAGGAGTTTCAGGTGCAGATCGGAAGCTATTCCGCGGAGATGGGAGGTGCGGGCGGCGGACAGGTGAACATTGTCACGCGATCGGGCGGGACGCGGCTGCATGCGACAGCTTATGAGTTTTTGCGCAACGGAGCGATGGATGCCCACTCGTTCAACGACATGGGCGGGACGAACCACCTGGTGCAGAACAACTTTGGCGCTTCGCTGGGCGGGCCGGTGCTGCCGGGCAAGAAGACTTTCTTCTTTATGAACTATGAGGCGCTGCGACATGTCCAGGCGGATACGATGACGTTGACGGTGCCGACGCCGGAGGAGTCGAGCGGCGACTTCAGCATGAGCGGAGTAACGATCTACGATCCGGCGACGACGGTGGTGAATCCGAAATATAACCCGGCGCTTCCGGTGAGTCGGCAGAACCCGCAGTTCACGCGGCAGCCGTTTCCGAACAATGTTATTCCCGCGAGCAGGTTAAGCTCTGTCGCGGTGACGATGCTGACCAAGTACGTGCCCCAGCCGAACCTGATGATGGGCATGGGCGGCAGCATGACGATGATGGGGCAACCGACAGTGGTAGGTGCCGGCAATGACTCCAATAACTATCTGGATGTGCGCAACGAAATCCACTATACCGATCAGGGGACGGTGCGGATCGACCGTCAGTTCAATGCCAGCAATACGGGATTTGCACGGTACAGCGCGGGCGGCGAGCATGGGTTTATGCCGGAGAACCTGCCGGGGTTCGGCTACCTGCATGACAATCTTTCGCAGCAGGGGATGGGGTCGTACAGCCACGTCTTTACGCCGTCGCTACTGAATGTGGCAACGATTGCGGTGTCGCGGTTGAGCATGAACCATACGACAGAGAGCGCGAACAAGAACGACATTACAGGCGAGTTGGGAATTGCGGGGGTAGGGTTTGGCGGACCGGGTGCGTGGGGAGCACCTTACTTCGCGGTGCAGGGATATTCGCCCATCGGGGACAGCTTTTCGGCGACACCGATGCACGCATGGGACACACTGGTGGAGGGGCGAGATACTTTCACATGGCTGTTGGGACGGCACAGCCTGAAGTTTGGCGGCGTCTATCAGCGGTTCATCTGGCCGATGTGGGGGTTCTTTCAGAATCGCGGATACTACCAGTTTACGAATGGCTTTACGACGGACATTGGAGCGAACGATGGCACCGGGTCGGCCTTGGCGAGTTTTCTGCTGGGGCTGCCTGCGGTTCGCCAACGGCAGGCGGGAATTCCGCAGATGAACCTAAGCCAGTGGTATGGCGATGGGTATGTGCAGGACACCTTCCGGCTGACGGACAATACGACTCTCGACTATGGCGTGCGCTATGAATATATGAGCGCGTTGATCGACAGGAGATATACCAACAGCAATCTGACGTTCGCATCCGATGGAACGCCGAGCGTGTTTATCGGCGGCCAGAATGGAATGCCGAAGGGGCTGATGTATCCCAACCGGACGGACTTCGCGCCTCGCCTCGGGATCTCGCAGAACGTGCCGGGCAGGGGACTGGTTCTGCATGCGGCGTATGGGATCTTCTATACGCCGGTGGACATGAATACATGGTGCAATCAGCGGCATAATGTTCCGTACACCTTTCCGGAGACGAACCAGAGCGACAACTTTACGCCGTCGATCAATGGCTTCAATTTTGCCCCGGCTGTGCTGGGCAAGACCGTAGTCAGCTTTACGGCGATGGAGACGCATCCTTCGCCGCAATACATTCAGCAATGGAGCACGTCGATGGAGCAGAGTATCGGAAAGAGCACAGTGGTCGAGATCGGCTATCTGGGCTCGGGCGGATTTCATCTGCAACGCTCGCATCTGATCAATAACGCGCTACCGGGGCCGGGGCTGATTCAGCCGCGGCGGCCATTCAAGCAGATCAGCTTCGTTCCCAATTCGGTGATTCCACCTGGCGTGACGGTGGTGAGTACGACCTTTGGCGTGAGCACGATCAACCTGCTCGAAAATTCGGCGCAGAGCTGGTACGACGCAGGCTATGTGAATGTGCGGCGGCGGGCAGGAAAGGGACTGAGCTTCCTCGCAAACTACACCTGGTCGAAGAGCCTTTCGAACTCACCGGATTTTCGTTCGCCGATGTACGAAGCGGCGATTCCGCAGAACAATAACGACCTGGCGGCGGAGAAAGGACCGGCGTGCGATGTGAGGAATCGCTTCGCGCTGAGTGCGGTATATGACGTGCCGGCCTGGGGACGGAGCCGGTTGACACGTGCAGTGACGGCGGACTGGCACACTTCTGCGATCTTTCAGGCACAGAGCGGATTTCCGCTGACGATTTCGGTGTTTGGCGACACGGCGAATGCGGGCACGGCGTTGGGTGAGAATCCCATACGGGCCAATGCCGTCATCGGCCAGCAGATCTTTGGACCGGGAACGAGGAATGCGACGAACTGGTTTAATCCGGCGGCGTTTGCGGCACCGCCCGCATATACATTCGGCGATGTGGGGCGCAACTCGGTCGTTGGACCGGGGATGGAGACGACGGATGTGAGTGTGGTGCGCAGCTTCGCGCTGGGCGAGCTTATGCGGCTGGAGACTCGGGGCGAGTTCTTCAACGCGCTGAACCACACGAATCTGGGGACGCCAAACCGGTTTGTGAATACGGCGGGGTTTGGGTCGATCACCGAGGTGACTACGCCGGGACGCGAGATCCAGCTTAGCGCGCGGCTTTCGTTCTAA